The Leishmania donovani BPK282A1 complete genome, chromosome 23 genome contains a region encoding:
- a CDS encoding spliceosomal U5 snRNP-specific protein, putative: MANIITLKSAWDVDRHIVLDSADKLVLIRFSSYTSAAAEAEEYSRQAKRSTATSTPTAAEGSSNSSSSALPTRKRRHDDADGNSACAVTSATTAALLSANVDEHYLRTRQMDALLSELAPKVRKYCTIYFVDTREVTAFNELYELGHDRDPFAVMFFYRNRHIRVDVGTGNNNKINFFAFEDLYDFLPIVDAAYKAGRQGRSITSCDRKFSTVALRR, encoded by the coding sequence ATGGCGAATATCATCACTCTGAAGAGTGCATGGGATGTTGACCGTCACATTGTGCTGGACTCCGCAGACAAGCTGGTATTAATCCGATTTAGCAGCTACActtccgctgcggcggaagCGGAGGAGTACAGTCGACAGGCGAAGCGTAGCACCGCAACTTCGACCCCCACAGCGGCCGAAGGATCGTCGAATTCGTCTTCGTCGGCGCTACCCACCCGCAAGCGCAGGCACGACGATGCGGATGGAAATAGCGCATGTGCGGTGacgtcggcgacgacagcCGCCCTCTTGTCAGCCAACGTTGACGAGCACTACCTGCGCACGCGTCAGATGGACGCGTTGCTCAGCGAACTTGCACCCAAGGTGCGCAAGTACTGCACCATTTACTTTGTGGACACCCGTGAGGTGACGGCTTTCAACGAACTCTACGAGCTGGGCCACGACCGTGACCCGTTCGCTGTCATGTTCTTCTACCGAAATCGCCACATTCGAGTCGACGTCGGGACGGGCAACAATAACAAGATCAACTTCTTCGCCTTTGAGGACTTGTACGACTTTTTGCCCATCGTAGATGCCGCCTACAAGGCGGGTCGGCAGGGTCGGAGCATCACCAGCTGTGATCGCAAGTTCTCtacggtggcgctgcgccgatAA